One stretch of Mus pahari chromosome 15, PAHARI_EIJ_v1.1, whole genome shotgun sequence DNA includes these proteins:
- the Atp5f1a gene encoding ATP synthase subunit alpha, mitochondrial — translation MLSVRVAAAVARALPRRAGLVSKNALGSSFVGARNLHASTPRLQKTGTAEMSSILEERILGADTSVDLEETGRVLSIGDGIARVHGLRNVQAEEMVEFSSGLKGMSLNLEPDNVGVVVFGNDKLIKEGDIVKRTGAIVDVPVGEELLGRVVDALGNAIDGKGPIGSKTRRRVGLKAPGIIPRISVREPMQTGIKAVDSLVPIGRGQRELIIGDRQTGKTSIAIDTIINQKRFNEGTDEKKKLYCIYVAIGQKRSTVAQLVKRLTDADAMKYTIVVSATASDAAPLQYLAPYSGCSMGEYFRDNGKHALIIYDDLSKQAVAYRQMSLLLRRPPGREAYPGDVFYLHSRLLERAAKMNDSFGGGSLTALPVIETQAGDVSAYIPTNVISITDGQIFLETELFYKGIRPAINVGLSVSRVGSAAQTRAMKQVAGTMKLELAQYREVAAFAQFGSDLDAATQQLLSRGVRLTELLKQGQYSPMAIEEQVAVIYAGVRGYLDKLEPSKITKFESAFLSHVISQHQSLLGNIRADGKISDQSDAKLKEIVTNFLAGFEP, via the exons ATGCTGTCCGTGCGCGTCGCCGCGGCCGTGGCCCGTGCCCTCCCTCGACGGGCGGGACTG GTCTCCAAAAATGCTTTGGGATCATCCTTTGTTGGTGCAAGAAATCTCCATGCCTCTACCCCTCGACTTCAGAAGACTG GCACTGCTGAGATGTCCTCCATTCTGGAGGAGCGGATTCTGGGAGCTGATACGTCTGTTGACCTGGAAGAGACTGGGCGTGTGTTAAGCATTGGGGATGGTATTGCGCGAGTGCATGGGCTGAGGAATGTTCAAGCAGAGGAAATGGTGGAATTCTCTTCAGGCTTAAAG GGTATGTCCCTGAACTTGGAACCTGACAATGTTGGAGTTGTCGTGTTTGGGAATGACAAGCTAATTAAAGAAGGAGACATTGTGAAGAGGACAGGTGCCATCGTGGATGTCCCCGTTGGCGAGGAGCTGTTGGGCCGTGTAGTTGATGCCCTTGGTAATGCTATTGATGGAAAG GGTCCAATTGGTTCCAAGACCCGCAGACGAGTGGGCCTGAAAGCCCCTGGAATCATCCCCCGAATCTCCGTGCGGGAGCCGATGCAGACCGGCATCAAGGCTGTGGATAGCCTGGTGCCCATTGGCCGGGGTCAGCGTGAGCTGATTATTGGTGACAGACAGACTGG gaaaacatcaatTGCCATTGACACAATCATCAACCAGAAACGTTTCAATGAAGGGACTGACGAAAAGAAGAAGCTGTACTGCATCTACGTCGCTATTGGTCAGAAGCGATCCACtgtggctcagctggtgaagAGGCTGACAGATGCAG ACGCCATGAAGTACACCATCGTGGTGTCGGCCACGGCCTCTGACGCCGCCCCGCTGCAGTACTTGGCTCCTTACTCTGGCTGTTCCATGGGAGAGTACTTCAGAGACAACGGCAAGCACGCTCTCATCATCTACGACGATCTGTCCAAGCAGGCTGTTGCTTACCGCCAGATGTCTCTGTTGCTCCGCCGACCCCCTGGTCGTGAGGCCTATCCTGGCGATGTGTTCTACCTACACTCGCGCCTGCTGGAGAGAGCAGCCAAGATGAACGATTCCTTTGGTGGTGGCTCTTTGACTGCCTTACCAGTCATCGAAACACAGGCTGGTGATGTGTCCGCTTACATTCCAACAAATGTTATTTCCATCACTGACGGACAG ATCTTCTTGGAAACAGAATTGTTCTATAAAGGCATCCGCCCTGCCATTAATGTGGGTTTGTCTGTGTCCCGTGTCGGGTCTGCTGCCCAAACCAGAGCCATGAAGCAG GTGGCAGGTACCATGAAGCTGGAGTTGGCTCAGTACCGGGAGGTGGCTGCATTTGCCCAGTTTGGTTCTGATCTGGACGCTGCCACTCAGCAGCTCTTGAGTCGTGGTGTGCGTCTGACCGAGTTGCTAAAGCAAGGACAGTACT CTCCCATGGCCATTGAAGAGCAGGTGGCCGTCATCTATGCAGGTGTGCGGGGTTACCTTGACAAACTGGAGCCCAGTAAGATCACAAAGTTTGAGAGCGCTTTCCTGTCTCATGTTATCAGCCAGCACCAGTCCCTCTTGGGCAATATCAG GGCTGATGGGAAAATCTCAGACCAGTCAGATGCAAAGCTGAAAGAGATTGTAACAAACTTCTTGGCTGGGTTTGAACCATAA
- the LOC110333259 gene encoding uncharacterized protein LOC110333259 codes for MAQDDGSASPALGFQVVKSEDFPGLREGLSVRLLTLAVMLPRPFFALWSVTQKDLKSSREWEGFGAPAGWNAPPFGLRFSSVRTPGDVRAQVFPGARAPGAARSRERTLGTGRRSPQGSLPCALRDAPRRADLPRSSP; via the exons ATGGCTCAAGATGATGGTTCAGCCTCCCCAGCattgggatttcaggt TGTAAAAAGTGAAGATTTCCCAGGTCTCCGAGAAGGACTAAGTGTAAGGTTACTAACCCTTGCTGTAATGCTACCCCGGCCCTTCTTCGCCTTATGGTCAGTGACTCAGAAGGATCTCAAATCCTCAAGGGAATGGGAG GGCTTCGGGGCACCCGCGGGCTGGAACGCGCCTCCTTTTGGGCTTCGGTTTTCAAGCGTGAGAACGCCGGGTGACGTCAGGGCCCAGGTGTTCCCGGGAGCGCGCGCTCCTGGCGCAGCGCGATCCCGGGAGCGGACTCTCGGGACAGGGAGGCGCAGTCCCCAGGGCTCGCTCCCGTGTGCGCTCCGGGACGCCCCGCGCCGCGCTGACTTACCCAGAAGTTCCCCTTGA